The Lytechinus pictus isolate F3 Inbred chromosome 5, Lp3.0, whole genome shotgun sequence DNA segment gaaaaattcacacacaggtgacaagtTCTAAGCAAAAACCGATTCAGAATggttacaatatacatgtatgtgggtaTTATGTCATATTATTAAGAACTAATACATGTAACTTTACTAATTTGTAAAAACAATTGCATTTTTGTTCATAACGTCTTTTTTATCTGTGATACTTCACGAACatgcaatcatgtttttgtaTATACAGTATTTAACTCTTTAAATACTTTTAATTTGTCTACTGGGCATATTTGAAGACCTCTGTTCAAAGAGTTCCTACAGTATACATCTGTGAtcaatggaaataatgaaggaaaaatTAGATTTTGCATGAAATTTGTAAAAGTAAAAAAGTGACATATACATATTTCTTGATTACTTTTCATAAAGCTGGGATTTAAATGTTAATGTTCAAAGACAAAGCCCGACCTTAATAACAGCTTTatgtttaataaaataaaataattaagagTGGATAAATTTTGAAACAGAATTTTTCTTCCTTGTTTCCACTGAGATAAAACAATACACAATTAAGCATCACCCAGACATGACACAACACAATCCAGCACCATTTCTTGTTTAGAGTCAATGGGATgtgaaaaaacaaacattgcaATCTGCAAACAAAATTTCTTTCAAAGCAAGGCTACGAAAAGACTTCCACTATGCATCAATCAATTACTTTTTATTAAAGCGACTGCAAAGTGATCTATCCAGGGTTGCACTTGTGGACAAACTTATGAAAATCACTGAGTTATAGTGCTCATCAAAATTGGTCCACATACCTATATGTGGTCAGATTTCTGACTAGAACTTCTTGAAAAGTGTACTGCCAATTCACATAAGTAATTGATAAAGGCCATCTTTATTTCTGAATGTAGCACAATGAAAAAACTAAGCTTTGTCTTATCTGAATGAGATTGTGAAATGTGAATATAGGCCCTAgggtttataaaaaaataatatcagaatGAGTAACACATTAACCCTGAGACTCATTATTTTGGTAATTCATTAATTTAACTGTAGGTTTCTACATTATGTGTTGTAGCTTACACAGTGACCTTTAATTAAGATCACAGTGTACATCACATACACACAATGTACAGTGAGCgagagaaaattgaaaatgcagAATCCCCAAAATGCGCAATTTGAAACCTACAAATGCACTGGTATACGAAACAGCAACAGAAAATAACCCATTATCACACTCTGTGCAAATTGATAGCGTCATTTTagatttcctttcatttctaCATGTGACCATTGTACTAGTTTACAATCACACTGTAGGTTATCATGAGTTgatcacatgttttttttacaagagtCATCATGTGACATAACAAAGGCAAACAACATTCATTGACTGTTTGACAGGCAGATTAAACTCTACTTTAATTACACTCAGAGCCTGAAGAGTGGGCTAACTGGaccatttcttttattctaGAGTGTAAAGTGGAGTGTAATCTATCCTTGGAGACTGAATTGATTTTGCTATATCATGTTTTCCATAGACTCAATCCCACGTTTATGAGGGCTTGGGTCTGGGTCAAAGAATGCTGTCCTTGTCGTCTGAACATAGCTCTAAAAATGAAACCTATTAAATCACACACAGAGAAAGACAAGAAACATGATCACAATTATAGTATTTCCTTGTCTAGGTCTTATGAATACAGTTTTTTTCAGTTTATGTTCATGTACATTGCAGCATGCAAAATGGGAAAAATACCTAATTATGTGATATTGTATGTAGATCATTATGGTATTAaaacaaatcaacattttgtacaGCGTATGTAGACCTGTTATGGGACACTATGGGTGGTGGCCGGCATATTGAGGGGGAAGAGCTAAACGTTTTCTCAAGTAAGTTAAAGTGGTAGTAATCGACCTCTGATTTTTTATGACTTTGTCTACtacagaaaaataatgaatttaatcCATACATCAATTTGCAAAGTCCAATAAGGGAtgaaacatttgaaaatgatagtgcaaCAGTAGATAATCTTGAGTTGTATCACAAATAATGGAGAAATATAAGTACAGATTGTTgcacaaataaacaaaaaacctATAATAGCTTGAGCTCTTCAgcatcagaaaaaatatattctaaagataACCTCTTTTAACATTGCTCTTTATTGACACGTTCCAAAAGGTAAAAcaacactgtacatgtacatgcgtttacatgtacttgtaggtGGCAAAAATCCCAACACACCCATCCCAACTCACATGAAATGAGGTAGGTGCTTGAACATCTTTTTACACCGGTCACAAGACCAAACCTAAGTTGACACTGAAGTTGGGATAGACTTTTCTTTTCAACCGAGCTATCactaatgtaatatttttttcaaatatacttGATGGCTGGATTATAGGTATGAAGCCTGACCTATGAtctcaacatcaacatcatacatgtagctaaATCATACAAGAAATTGTCCAATTTCATGTACTGAATCATCATAGCCTGATTGGTcctaatcaaataaaaaaactttattCGCCTGTATGtttgaatatatatacagtTTTAAGCCAATGTTACCAATCATGATCTACACGTATCatgaatcaatcaatgaaaGAGCGATATTTCATTGGATTTCATTGGATAGAAATTAAACGAACGCagcaaaagaaatacaaataaacaGATTAAAGATACAATGACCAATCTTCGAtacatttaggcctacataAGTATGCATACCTAGAAATATCTTGTTGACAGTTtctattgatatttttcatcaatattcatcAAAGCACTGTGCTCTGTTCATAAGtaataattgataaaatgtaATGTACCTGATAAATCTTTGCATACAATGTAATACGTATACATCCTTTGTagcgattgtttttttttcaattttggcaCACACTGATGTCTGGAATGGAATTAGAAAAATTCCCTAAAAAAGGGAGAATCTACACCTCAATTACACTTGCCTGATGGATTCAGATCTTAAACCAGTCTACATAATTACAAGGAATGTAAAATGCTGTAAGAAAAGATATACATGCAACCATCATACAGGCTGAACCCCTCTGTAACAAGTTGGTCTGATGATATGTTTAACTTGGGTCTAGGAAGAGAAGTCCAGCCATAGTTGAGAAACCTAGGACTAAAAAGAGCACTTTGAGAAGTCTGTCCTTGCTGGAATTCATCTCATGAGGGAGCACTTCAAAGAAGGTGACGTACAGGAAGGTTCCAGTGGCAATACCTTGAAGGATACCATCCGCGATGGTTTGCGTGAAGTCGGAGATGCTCTCGATGAGGATGATTCCCAGTGTAATTCCAATCGGTGCCATCATGGCGAAGCACAAGCAGGAGAGGACGACGGAGCACCTAGAAAGATGGCTCTGGACCAGGTTCATACCGAGGCTGAAAGCGAGGATGTTCTTGTGGATGATCACAGCAGTGAATATTGCCAGGAGCTCTTGGTTGTCCGTCTGCAGTCCCATGGCTAAGCCCTCGAAGACAGAATGCAGAGAAAGAGCCAGGAGGAGAAGCAACGAACGAAGGGCTGAGTGGGAATGGAGATCATGGTTATCTGCTTCATCTGCATTTATATCCCTGGTACTGCGATTTGATAGCGATCTCTGCAGCTTTGCATTCCCATGAACATTAAGACTGGAGTTGCATTCCTGCTGGAAACTACCATAATCGCAACGTTGATTGCTCGTTCCTTCATATCGTACTTCTTCTTCAGGCAAGAGTGGCGTATTTGTTTCAAGTTCTCCAGCATCAGGTGCATGAAATTCCTTCTCGGGCTTTGAAGAATCACTTTTCTCTTTATACTCTAATGCCGTCTGTTCAATGATCAACACAAGAAAAAATCCACAAGCTACAACAAATTCTGCTACTGGGTATGATGTGTGTATCTCTTG contains these protein-coding regions:
- the LOC129262354 gene encoding zinc transporter ZIP1-like, with protein sequence MEVLGLKITLMFVLTLTCFFFALIPLRIAKLVTNANGNPNRPNIQRQAKRVMSFLGCFGGGVFLCTCLLDLLPHVRDKLSSYFDRQEIHTSYPVAEFVVACGFFLVLIIEQTALEYKEKSDSSKPEKEFHAPDAGELETNTPLLPEEEVRYEGTSNQRCDYGSFQQECNSSLNVHGNAKLQRSLSNRSTRDINADEADNHDLHSHSALRSLLLLLALSLHSVFEGLAMGLQTDNQELLAIFTAVIIHKNILAFSLGMNLVQSHLSRCSVVLSCLCFAMMAPIGITLGIILIESISDFTQTIADGILQGIATGTFLYVTFFEVLPHEMNSSKDRLLKVLFLVLGFSTMAGLLFLDPS